Within Gemmatimonadetes bacterium T265, the genomic segment TCGTCGACCCGACGAAGCTCGCCGGCGCGGGCCTCGGCGTCAGCGACGTGTCCACCGCGCTCGGCGCCAACAACACGAACGCCGGCGGAGGCTTCTACGCCCAGGGCGGCCAGTTCTACTACGTCCGCGGGCTGGGGCTGGTCTCCACCCCCGAGGACATCGGCAACATCGTGCTCGCCGTGCGCGACGGCACCCCGGTGCTCGTGAAGGACGTCGGGAACGTCGTGATCGGGCACGCGCCGCGGCTCGGCCAGTTCGGCTTCAACCGCCAGAACGACGCCGTGGAAGGCGTGATCCTCATGCGCACCGGCGAGCAGGCGCAGGTCGTCCTCAAGCGGGTCGAGGCCGAGACGCAGCGGCTCAACGACCACGTGCTGCCCAAGGACGTGAAGGTCGTGCCGTTCTACGACCGCAGCGACCTCGTGCAGCTGACCACGCGCACCGTCGGCGACAACCTCGCCCGCGGGATCGTGCTCGTCGTCGTCGTGCTGATCTTCTTCCTCTACGACGTCCGCTCCGGGCTGATCGTCGCCGCGACGATCCCGCTGGCACTGTTGATCGCGTTCGTCTGCCTCGACCTGCGCAACATCCCGGCGAACCTGCTCTCGATCGGGGCGATCGACTTCGGCATCCTCGTCGATGGCGCCGTCGTGATGGTCGAGAACGTCTACCGCCAGCTCGCGAACCGGCGCGGCACCGAGTACCGGGTCCGGGACGTCGTCGTCGCGGCCGCGGCGGACGTGAGCCGCCCGATCGTCTACGCGGTCGCGGTGATCGTCGCGGCGTTCCTGCCGATCTACGCGCTCGCGGGCCCGTCGGGCAAGCTGTTCCGGCCGATGGCGGACACGACGATCTTCGCCCTGTTGGGCGCGCTGCTGTTGACGCTGACAACGGTGCCGGTGCTCTGCGCATGGGGCCTCCGGCGCGGCGTGCGGGAGCATCGCAACCACGCCTTCGAGTGGATCCGCGACCGCTACGCCGCGGGCCTCGCGTGGTGCCTCGCGCACACGCGCGCAACGGTCGTGGCGTCCGTCGCCCTCTTCGCCGTCTCGCTGCTCATCGCCGCCACGCTCGGCGGCGAGTTCATGCCCAAGCTCGACGAGGGCGCGCTGTGGGTGCGCGCGACGATGCCCTACACGATTTCGTTCGAGGAGTCGTCGCGCATCGTCCCGGAGGTGCGGCGCGTGCTGCAGAGCTTCCCCGAGGTGACCGTGGTCGCGTCCGAGCACGGGCGCGACGACGGGGGCACGGACCCGACGGGGTTTTTCAACGCGGAGTTCTACGTCGGCCTCAGGCCGTACGACACGTGGCACGGCGCCTACCACGCCAAGGACGCGCTGATCGCCGCGATCCAGCAGAAGCTGTCGAGCTACCCGGGGATCACCTTCAACTACACGCAGCCCGCGGAGGACGCGGTGGACGAGGCGCTCACCGGCCTCAAGGCGTCGCTCGACGTCAAGGTCTTCGGCACCGACCTCACCGTGCTCGAGAACCGCGGGCGGGCGATCAAGGCCGTGATCGAGAAGGTGCCCGGGATCACCCACGTCACGCTCGTGCAGGAGCTCGGGCAGCCGAGCCTCACGATCACGGCGGACCGCGCGAAGCTGGCGCGCTACGGCCTGACGATCGCCGCGGTCAACGGGCTCGTCGAGGCCGCGGTCGGCGGCGCGGCGGCGACGCAGGTCGTGCAGGGGGAGCGGACCTTCGACCTCGTCGTGCGCCTCCAACCGCAGTACCGCGCCGACCCCGAGCAGATCGGCAACATCCTCCTCGCGACGCCGAGCGGGGGGCAGATCCCGCTGCACGAAGTCGCGAGCATCGCCATCGCGAGCGGGGCGGCGTTCATCTACCGGCAGGACAACTCGCGCTACATCGGCGTCCAGTACTCGGTCGAGGGCCGCGACCTGGCCGGCGCGGTGGCCGACGCGCGGGCGGACGTGGCGCGCCAGGTACCGCTGCCGTCCGGCTACTCGACACGGTGGGGCGGGGAGTTCGAGCAGTACACCGAGTCGCGCGCGCAGATGGGCGTCGTAGTGCCGACCACCGTGGTGCTCATCCTCGCCATCCTCTTCGCGCTCTACCACAACTTCAAGTTCCCGCTCATCACGGTCGTCGGAGTGATCCTGTCCGCGCCGCTCGGCGGGCTGGTCGCGCTGGCGCTCACCGGGACTGCCCTCTCGGTGTCGTCGATGATCGGGTTCCTCGCGCTCTTCGGCGTGTCGGTGCAGACGGCCGTCGTGTACATCTCCTACGCCAACGAGCTCCGGCTCGACGGGTTCGGCATCGCCGAGGCGACGCGGGAGGCCGCGCTGCTGCGCCTGCGACCGATCATGATGACGGCGCTCGTCGCCGCGTTCGGCCTGCTGCCCGCGGCGCTGTCGCACGGCGTGGGGTCAGACACCCAGCGCCCGTTCGCGTTGGTCATCGTCGGCGGGCTCTTCTCCCGGCTGCTCATCAGCGTGTTCCTGATGCCCGTGCTGTACCTGATGGTGGCGCGCGACGGCGACCACCTCGAGGTGTAGGCGCGCGGCGAGGGCGCGTGGGCGGCTCCCGACCGACGCCTCGCTCCCGACCTCCGCCCGCCGTCCACGCGCGGCGCGAGTTGCGCGTCGTGACGAAGTGCGGCGTCGGCGCGCCGCCGGGCGGCGCCCCGTCGTAGGACGGCCGTGTGTGGACCGCCATACGGACGACCGCCGAGCCGGGTACGTGGGTCGCCTCTCGACGGGCGGCATTGGGGCCGATGCCGGTTTAGCGCGGCCG encodes:
- a CDS encoding cation transporter, translating into MSALLPPPTETPPPPATPAPVAGADRRRGPIQRLVGAAVAQPLLVVLLMLAIIGVGSLSLHRLPVDAYPDVSSPMVELTTQWPGHAAEEVERLITVPLETQLNGLPQLVVMRSISLYGLSNVRVTFADATDLYFARQQVLERLRDATLPDGVDASVTPPTSPSGLVYRYVVQSPDRSAMELHVLEDWVLDKAYRAVPGVADVSSLGGETMQYQVLVDPTKLAGAGLGVSDVSTALGANNTNAGGGFYAQGGQFYYVRGLGLVSTPEDIGNIVLAVRDGTPVLVKDVGNVVIGHAPRLGQFGFNRQNDAVEGVILMRTGEQAQVVLKRVEAETQRLNDHVLPKDVKVVPFYDRSDLVQLTTRTVGDNLARGIVLVVVVLIFFLYDVRSGLIVAATIPLALLIAFVCLDLRNIPANLLSIGAIDFGILVDGAVVMVENVYRQLANRRGTEYRVRDVVVAAAADVSRPIVYAVAVIVAAFLPIYALAGPSGKLFRPMADTTIFALLGALLLTLTTVPVLCAWGLRRGVREHRNHAFEWIRDRYAAGLAWCLAHTRATVVASVALFAVSLLIAATLGGEFMPKLDEGALWVRATMPYTISFEESSRIVPEVRRVLQSFPEVTVVASEHGRDDGGTDPTGFFNAEFYVGLRPYDTWHGAYHAKDALIAAIQQKLSSYPGITFNYTQPAEDAVDEALTGLKASLDVKVFGTDLTVLENRGRAIKAVIEKVPGITHVTLVQELGQPSLTITADRAKLARYGLTIAAVNGLVEAAVGGAAATQVVQGERTFDLVVRLQPQYRADPEQIGNILLATPSGGQIPLHEVASIAIASGAAFIYRQDNSRYIGVQYSVEGRDLAGAVADARADVARQVPLPSGYSTRWGGEFEQYTESRAQMGVVVPTTVVLILAILFALYHNFKFPLITVVGVILSAPLGGLVALALTGTALSVSSMIGFLALFGVSVQTAVVYISYANELRLDGFGIAEATREAALLRLRPIMMTALVAAFGLLPAALSHGVGSDTQRPFALVIVGGLFSRLLISVFLMPVLYLMVARDGDHLEV